A segment of the Catenulispora sp. EB89 genome:
CGACCTCGCCGTAGCGGTCGAGCAGCCCCAGAGGTTTGAGGGCCAATGAGGGAAGGTCGGTGCGCCGCCGCAGATACGCCGCGAGGGAGATCTCCCACAAAGCGCCGGCGGGCACGGACGGCATCGGGATCGTCGGCGTCTTCTGGTCCCCCACGCGGCTCACTCTAGCGACCCCGGCTCTGGCCCCCTCCCCGAGACTGGCGGCATGCCTACTGTCGCGGACGTGCTGTGGAAAATGCTCGCCGACGCCGGAGTGCGGCGCTGCTACGGGATCGTGGGCGACGCCCTGAACCCGGCGATCGACGCGCTGCGGCGGGCCGGCGGCATCGACTTCGTGCACGTCCGGCACGAGGAGTGGGGCGTGTTCGCGGCGGTCGCGGAGGCGAAGATGTCCGGGCGTCCGGTCGCGGTGTGCGGGACTGCCGGCCCCGGCGTGAGCCACCTGATCAACGGTCTGATCGACGCCCGCAAGGAGGGCGCCCCGGTGATCGCGATCGCCGGCGACGTCGAGACCGCCATCATGGACACCGACGGTCTGGAAGAGCTGAACCCTTATACGTTCTTCAATGTGGCGTCGCTCTATACGGGACGCCTGGTAGACCCCAAACAGCTGCGCCCCATAGTCACCTCCGCCATCACCACCGCGCTGACCGAGCACGGCCCGACGGTGATCTCGTTGCCGGGCGACGTCGCAGCCGCGGACGCCCCGGATGTGGCGACACATATAACAGTTCCCAACACTGTCGCGGGCCCCGCACCCGATGTGGACATCGCCAAGCTCGCGGACATCATCAACAGCGCGAAGACGGTCACCATCTTCGGCGGCGAGGGCTGCCAGAACGCCAGGGACCAGGTCCGTGCGCTCGCGGACAAGCTGAACGCACCGGTCGGCTACAGTTTCAAGGGCAAGCAGTGGCTGGAGTACGACAACCCCCACGCCGTCGGCATGACCGGACTGCTGGGCTACGGCGGCTGCTGGGAGGCGGCGAACCACGCCGACGTACTCCTGATGTTGGGTACTGACTTCCCGTTCCCGCAGTTCCTCCCGCACAAGGGCGTGAAGGTGGTCCAGGTGGACCGGGACGGACGCCGCCTGGGCCGCCGGGTACCGCTGGCGCACGGACTGGTCGGCGATGTCGGAGCCACCCTGGACCGACTACTGCCGCAGGTGACTCCTAAGTCCGACGACGCCTTCCTGCGGAAGTGTCTAAAGAAGACGGAAGAGTTCGACAAACAACTACAGCACTACGTCGAACACGGTCCGGCGCTCAAGCAGATCCGACCCGAGTACCTGACAGCGACCCTCGACAGACTCGCCCCGGAGGAGGCGGTGTTCACCGTCGACACCGGTACCGCGTGCATCTGGGCCGCGCACTATCTGCACTTCGGCCCTAAGCGCCACATGTTCGGCAGCCTCACGTGGGCCTCCATGGCCAGCGCCTCCCCCAACGCCTTCGGCGCCAAGATGGCCTTCCCGGACCGCGCGGCGATCGCGCTGTGCGGGGACGGCGGCTTCACGATGCTCGGCCTCGGCGACCTCCTCACGGAGGTACAGCGCAAGGCCGAGATCGTCCACGTGATCCTGAACAACGGCAAGCTCGACTTCGTCTGGATCGAGATGCAGGAAGCCGGGCTCACCCCGTGGGGCGTCGACTTCCAGAACCCGGACTTCGCGAAGGTCGGCGAGGCGATGGGTGCCAGGGGCATCCGGATCGAGCGCCCCGCCGACCTGGAGCAGGGTCTGAAGGAAGCGTTGAGCCACCGCGGCGGACCCGTGGTGGTCGACGTGGTCGTCGATCCCTATGCCTTGGCCCTACCGGCGCACACTCCGGCGGCCACCGTTAAGGGCTTCACGCTCAGCGTCGCCAAGCAGGCGTTGACCGGGCACCTCGGAGACGTCGTCAAGGAGGCGACGCATAACGTGCGCCTGCTTTAGAGCTCCGCACGTCCATAGAGCTCAGATCGCCTCCGCGAGCCGGTCCACCTGGCCCGGGTCGCGGCCGTAGCAGTAGAGCATCACCTCGTCGACGCCGAGATCCGCATACTGCGCGATGGTCTGCCGGATCGACGCAGGAGCGGTGAGCATCCCCTCGACCATCCGATCGGCCCTGCCGCCGGTGAACCGGTAGTACGCGGCCATGGCCGTCCGCGCGTCGTCGAGGACGTCCTCAGGACCGAGCGCGACGTTCGCCTGAGCCACGATCCGCGGCTCTCCGGACCGGCCGGCCTCGTCCCAACCGCGGCGCACCGTCTCGATCAGCGGCCCGATCCACGACGGTGCGGCGGCGGCGAGGAAGCCGTCGCCGAAGCGGGCCACGCGAGCCAGCGCCGCCGGACGGAACCCGCCGAACAGCACCTCGGGACCGTTCGCGCGGTGCGGACGCGGACCGATCGGTCCGACGGTGTCGCTGTAGGGGGCGCCGGACCAGACGCGCCGCATGACGCCCATCTGCCGGTCGAGCAGGCGTCCCCGGGTGTGCAGGTCCGTGCCGGCCGCCTCGTGGTCGTCCTCGCGACCGCCGACGCCCAGACCCAGGACGAAACGGCCGCCGCTGATCCGGTCCAGGGTGGCGGCTTGCTTGGCCAACAGGACGGGCTCGCGCAGCGGGGCCAGCAGCACCTCGGTCTGCAGGCGTACGCGGCTGGTCGCACCGGCCAGGACGGCCAGGGCGACCAGAGGCTCCGGATTGTCGTAGACAAGCCGGTCGAGCAGGCCGAGTGTGGTGAACGGTCCGGTGTCCGCGGCGCGGGCCCAGTCGAGCAGCAGCTCGGGGGCGCTGACGGGCAGACCGATTCCGACTTCCAAGGGAAAACCTCCGTGAGGGCACGACGAATCAGTGCCGCCCTCTCCAGGACTTCGACGAGGCGAAGCGTAGGGCTCCCGTTCTGCGGCGTTCGTGCTGAGGAGCTCCCTGTCGGAGTAT
Coding sequences within it:
- a CDS encoding LLM class flavin-dependent oxidoreductase yields the protein MEVGIGLPVSAPELLLDWARAADTGPFTTLGLLDRLVYDNPEPLVALAVLAGATSRVRLQTEVLLAPLREPVLLAKQAATLDRISGGRFVLGLGVGGREDDHEAAGTDLHTRGRLLDRQMGVMRRVWSGAPYSDTVGPIGPRPHRANGPEVLFGGFRPAALARVARFGDGFLAAAAPSWIGPLIETVRRGWDEAGRSGEPRIVAQANVALGPEDVLDDARTAMAAYYRFTGGRADRMVEGMLTAPASIRQTIAQYADLGVDEVMLYCYGRDPGQVDRLAEAI
- a CDS encoding thiamine pyrophosphate-dependent enzyme — protein: MPTVADVLWKMLADAGVRRCYGIVGDALNPAIDALRRAGGIDFVHVRHEEWGVFAAVAEAKMSGRPVAVCGTAGPGVSHLINGLIDARKEGAPVIAIAGDVETAIMDTDGLEELNPYTFFNVASLYTGRLVDPKQLRPIVTSAITTALTEHGPTVISLPGDVAAADAPDVATHITVPNTVAGPAPDVDIAKLADIINSAKTVTIFGGEGCQNARDQVRALADKLNAPVGYSFKGKQWLEYDNPHAVGMTGLLGYGGCWEAANHADVLLMLGTDFPFPQFLPHKGVKVVQVDRDGRRLGRRVPLAHGLVGDVGATLDRLLPQVTPKSDDAFLRKCLKKTEEFDKQLQHYVEHGPALKQIRPEYLTATLDRLAPEEAVFTVDTGTACIWAAHYLHFGPKRHMFGSLTWASMASASPNAFGAKMAFPDRAAIALCGDGGFTMLGLGDLLTEVQRKAEIVHVILNNGKLDFVWIEMQEAGLTPWGVDFQNPDFAKVGEAMGARGIRIERPADLEQGLKEALSHRGGPVVVDVVVDPYALALPAHTPAATVKGFTLSVAKQALTGHLGDVVKEATHNVRLL